Genomic DNA from Oreochromis aureus strain Israel breed Guangdong linkage group 13, ZZ_aureus, whole genome shotgun sequence:
TCCACACAGGTGCAAAATAAGTCAGGCGTGAGTTATCAAACAGTGATCAATAACTGATGTTTTACCACCGATCAGCAGATGCAGTCAATAACTGATTTATACATCTGTATGATTTTAAAGTTAGAAAACAATTTTATTGTTAGTTACATATCTGATTATTTATCCAGTGATAAACAGAAACACCAGAATCTTTACTACttcaataaattacatttttctggAGAAACACAAAGCTCTGTATTTATCTTTGGGCCCTGAAGTGGTCATAATGAGCTACAGGTGAGCTCAGCTCAGGTGTCCAGGGCTCCTGAAGTGGCTGTGCTGTGTTCAGTCCATTAATCTGTAAGAATGGTCGCGATGCGTTCAGGGTCCCGCGGTGACGGTGAAGTCTATGTGGTGCATTCAAGGACAGTCAGAGTTCAGAGATGATGTAGTTCTTGTGGTGCGTTCAGGGCCCGGGGAGGTTTGCACAGCGCGGCAGGCGCAGGGCGGCGGCACTCTGTCGGCTCTGCAACGTGTCACGCACCATGTCCTTCCACTGGTCATCGGAGATCTCCCGTGCCCACGGCGGCACGCCCAAAGACGGCAGCGCCACGGCCGCCATCGTCCTCTTCACCAGCTCCACGTGATCTGCAGGttacaggaagtgatgtcagtgTTTATTTTGAGTCACTGAACAGGTGTCACAggtgtgtgtctcacctgcatCCATGGGGATGGAGGCGCGGCTCCTCTGAGCAGCTGCCCCCTCGGGGTCCTCTTCCTCGTCGCTGTCAGGAGGCGGAGCTTCGGGGAGGTGCAGCCCCATCACCTGTGGAGAGACGTGCAGGTAAGCTGAGTGCCAGGGGAGGCATGGCTCACCTGTCGCAGGGCAGATCTCACCTCTATCCGCTGCTGAACATGCTGCAGCTGCTCGGAGTGGGAGGCCGCCTCCCCCGTCTCCTCCCCCCGCTTCTCCTCGTCGTCCTCTGGCTGTTGGCCGCCGTTCACGCCGTCGGGCTCCTGGTTCAGAGGCTGGTAGTAATACCCTCCCCCACTGccatcttcctcctcttcctcctcctcgccATCCAGCTCCATCTCCcccacagcctcctcctcctcctctccatcccccccaccccacatGGCACCCGGCGGCGGTGGCAGCGTTCCGTCTGTCGGTCGCTCGTCCTCTCCCAGCTCGTCCTCGGAGCTCGGTAAGACGCGCTCTGGTCCCATCACAGAGCTGCACACTTCCATCCACAGACACACCTGAGGACAGGTAACAGGTCACGTGACTGCATAGCCTAATGTGACATCATCAtgctgctcacacacacagatgctaaCAATTAGCAATCATGATCATGACAGGGAGTGTTTACAACATATAACCAATGAAACGAGTTCTCAGGAAAACAGCCAATCGAATGCCTCCTTCAGTATGAGCGCG
This window encodes:
- the mea1 gene encoding male-enhanced antigen 1 gives rise to the protein MEVCSSVMGPERVLPSSEDELGEDERPTDGTLPPPPGAMWGGGDGEEEEEAVGEMELDGEEEEEEEDGSGGGYYYQPLNQEPDGVNGGQQPEDDEEKRGEETGEAASHSEQLQHVQQRIEVMGLHLPEAPPPDSDEEEDPEGAAAQRSRASIPMDADHVELVKRTMAAVALPSLGVPPWAREISDDQWKDMVRDTLQSRQSAAALRLPRCANLPGP